In one Tessaracoccus palaemonis genomic region, the following are encoded:
- a CDS encoding helicase-related protein, whose protein sequence is MRLEQIQAGNRIDGVVPNEPVTIVAAQWHGKDTVELTFKTRSGSLDQQLVFRSDEHRLRPSGSGSRPFTAPAGDFKLAAEAQRISLAGLFDRMLAVATSDVQPLPHQIRAVYGELLPRGPLRFLLADDPGAGKTIMAGLYIKELVLRNDVKHCLIVAPGGLVGQWQDELFLKFGLRFDILSPSMADAQPNVSPFEAHPFLIAKMDQLSRNEDLQKQLADTQWDLIIVDEAHRMGAHYFGGKLQKTKRFQLGELLGSLTRHLLLMTATPHSGKEEDFQLFLTLLDKDRFEGRRATSVDTAGIMRRMVKEDLLTFEGRSLFPQRIAETVPYTLTNLESDLYESVTHYVREGMNRAEKLDDKRRNTVGFALTVLQRRLASSPEAIYQSLRRRIARLQHRRQELIDGSTAAKAITVDLDSLDSDDFTAQELETVEEELLDEATAARTIGELDAELAELGSLLALAQRVRSSGTDRKWSELSTIVQEHALSSDASGRPRKLIIFTEHRDTLEYLRRRIGSLIGRPDAVVAIHGGVPRDQRRTITEEFTKNANCQILVATDAAGEGLNLQAAHLMVNYDLPWNPNRIEQRFGRIHRIGQTEVCRLWNLVASNTREGAVFTRLLEKLDQMRQTYGGKVFDVLGESFTETPLRKLLQDAIRYGERPDIRERMHQVIDASVGDGLVDLMNERALAADRLADADLHALRAAMDDARARRLQPHYIEMAFREAFTRLGGRIVRREKGRFEITNVPQSLRSHAKAPVATRYDRVTFDLELVDAGTQRADLLAPGHALHDVVMQQTIRLFQGALNTGTVLVSATIDAPTLMVGVTEEVSDATGETIARRFRYVFVTPEGEVQPAGPAPYLDCVAAPDSPVVAQARSLPWLADAEDRAKSWIISDHSSNYLAEVVPGRSRELEKTRRLVTERLTSESERLLLDAAVAAEKERAGERPRDSSDSLHRKAVELDHRLRDRLDVIDRQLQMSAKPPRLEAAALVLPIDMVEGDIPADAPIHAKETKTVERRGVDLVMAQERKLGRNPVEQSFNNEGFDILSGLPDGSRIHIEVKARIEGAKDFFISHSEVLTGKNTAPRYRLALVKVSQAGPAHDEVRYLDDPFATTELGGFDATGIRGDFAKVWAKGRTPF, encoded by the coding sequence GTGCGACTCGAGCAGATCCAGGCCGGTAACCGGATCGACGGGGTGGTCCCGAACGAACCAGTCACCATCGTCGCGGCCCAGTGGCACGGCAAGGACACGGTGGAGCTCACCTTCAAGACCAGGTCAGGCAGCCTCGACCAGCAGCTGGTGTTCCGAAGCGACGAGCACCGACTCCGCCCTTCAGGGTCCGGATCCAGGCCCTTCACCGCCCCCGCCGGAGACTTCAAGCTCGCCGCAGAGGCGCAGCGGATCTCCCTGGCCGGCCTGTTCGACCGCATGTTGGCGGTCGCCACCAGTGACGTACAACCGCTGCCGCACCAGATCCGCGCGGTCTACGGCGAGCTTCTGCCCCGCGGCCCGCTGCGCTTCCTCCTCGCCGACGACCCGGGCGCTGGCAAGACCATCATGGCGGGCCTCTACATCAAGGAGCTGGTGCTCCGGAACGACGTCAAGCACTGCCTGATCGTCGCTCCCGGCGGGCTGGTCGGCCAGTGGCAGGACGAGCTGTTCCTCAAGTTCGGCCTCCGCTTCGACATCCTGAGCCCCTCGATGGCCGACGCGCAGCCCAACGTGTCGCCGTTCGAGGCCCACCCGTTCCTGATCGCGAAGATGGACCAGCTCTCCCGCAACGAGGACCTGCAGAAGCAGCTCGCAGACACGCAGTGGGATCTCATCATCGTTGACGAGGCGCACCGCATGGGCGCCCACTACTTCGGCGGGAAGCTGCAGAAGACCAAGCGTTTCCAGCTCGGCGAACTGCTCGGCAGCCTGACCCGGCACCTGCTCCTGATGACCGCCACCCCGCATTCGGGCAAGGAGGAGGACTTCCAGCTCTTCCTGACGCTCCTGGACAAGGACCGCTTCGAGGGCAGACGCGCCACCTCCGTCGACACGGCGGGGATCATGCGTCGCATGGTGAAGGAGGACCTCCTCACCTTCGAGGGCAGGAGCTTGTTCCCCCAGCGGATCGCCGAAACCGTCCCCTACACGCTGACGAACCTTGAGAGCGACCTGTACGAGTCGGTCACCCACTACGTCCGCGAGGGCATGAACCGCGCCGAGAAGCTCGACGACAAGCGTCGCAACACCGTCGGCTTCGCACTCACCGTGCTGCAGCGCCGCCTGGCTTCCAGCCCCGAGGCGATCTACCAGAGCCTGCGGCGGCGCATCGCACGCCTCCAGCACAGACGGCAGGAACTGATCGACGGGAGCACGGCCGCCAAGGCCATCACCGTCGACTTGGACTCGTTGGACTCCGACGACTTCACGGCCCAGGAACTGGAGACGGTCGAGGAGGAACTCCTCGATGAGGCGACTGCTGCCAGGACAATCGGTGAGCTCGACGCCGAGTTGGCTGAACTCGGCTCCCTCCTCGCCCTGGCCCAGCGGGTGCGCAGCTCCGGCACCGACCGGAAGTGGTCCGAGCTCTCCACCATCGTGCAGGAGCACGCTCTCTCGTCCGATGCCAGCGGACGCCCCCGCAAGCTCATCATCTTCACGGAGCACCGCGACACGCTGGAGTACCTCAGGCGGCGCATCGGGTCGCTCATCGGACGCCCCGACGCCGTCGTCGCGATCCACGGCGGCGTCCCGCGCGATCAGCGCCGCACCATCACGGAGGAGTTCACGAAGAACGCCAACTGTCAGATCCTCGTCGCCACAGACGCCGCGGGCGAAGGTCTGAACCTCCAGGCCGCACACCTCATGGTGAACTACGACCTCCCCTGGAATCCCAACCGCATCGAGCAGCGGTTCGGCCGCATCCACCGCATCGGGCAGACGGAGGTCTGCCGGCTGTGGAACCTCGTGGCGAGCAACACCCGCGAGGGTGCGGTGTTCACGCGGCTGCTCGAGAAGCTCGACCAGATGCGTCAGACATACGGCGGCAAGGTCTTCGACGTCCTGGGCGAGTCGTTCACCGAGACCCCCCTGCGGAAACTCCTGCAGGACGCGATCCGGTACGGCGAACGCCCGGACATCCGGGAGCGCATGCACCAGGTCATCGACGCCAGCGTCGGGGACGGGCTCGTCGACCTGATGAACGAGCGCGCGCTCGCCGCCGACCGCCTCGCCGACGCGGACCTGCACGCACTGCGCGCCGCCATGGACGATGCCCGCGCCCGCCGGCTCCAGCCCCACTACATCGAGATGGCCTTCCGTGAGGCGTTCACCCGGCTCGGCGGACGGATCGTCCGCAGGGAGAAGGGCCGGTTCGAGATCACCAACGTCCCCCAGTCGCTGCGCAGCCACGCGAAGGCGCCTGTCGCCACGCGCTACGACCGCGTCACGTTCGACCTCGAACTGGTCGACGCCGGGACCCAGCGCGCCGACCTCCTGGCCCCCGGCCACGCCCTCCACGACGTGGTCATGCAGCAGACGATCCGACTCTTCCAGGGAGCCCTCAACACAGGCACGGTCCTGGTCTCGGCAACCATCGATGCGCCCACGCTCATGGTCGGGGTCACCGAGGAGGTCAGCGACGCCACCGGGGAGACCATCGCCCGCCGATTCCGCTATGTCTTCGTCACGCCCGAGGGTGAAGTGCAGCCGGCCGGGCCGGCGCCCTATCTCGACTGCGTCGCAGCCCCCGACTCGCCCGTCGTGGCGCAGGCCCGGAGCCTGCCCTGGCTCGCCGACGCGGAGGATCGCGCGAAGAGTTGGATCATCTCCGACCACTCGTCCAACTACCTCGCCGAGGTCGTGCCCGGCCGCAGCCGCGAACTGGAGAAGACCCGACGACTCGTCACCGAGCGCCTCACGAGTGAGAGCGAGCGTCTCCTCCTCGATGCGGCGGTCGCGGCCGAGAAGGAACGCGCGGGCGAGCGGCCGCGGGACTCCTCGGACAGCCTCCACCGCAAGGCCGTGGAGCTGGACCACCGCCTGCGCGACCGTCTGGACGTCATAGACCGCCAGCTTCAGATGTCCGCGAAGCCCCCTCGCCTCGAGGCCGCCGCGCTGGTCCTCCCCATCGACATGGTCGAAGGGGACATCCCGGCCGACGCCCCCATCCACGCCAAGGAGACGAAGACCGTCGAGCGCCGCGGGGTCGACCTAGTGATGGCCCAGGAGCGGAAGCTGGGCCGCAACCCCGTGGAACAGTCCTTCAACAACGAGGGCTTCGACATCCTCTCCGGGCTCCCCGACGGTTCCCGGATCCACATCGAGGTCAAGGCCCGCATCGAAGGTGCGAAGGACTTCTTCATCAGCCACTCCGAGGTCCTGACCGGGAAGAACACCGCGCCGCGCTACCGGCTCGCCCTGGTCAAGGTCAGCCAGGCCGGACCTGCGCACGACGAGGTCCGCTACCTCGACGACCCCTTCGCCACCACGGAGCTCGGCGGCTTCGATGCCACTGGCATCCGAGGCGACTTCGCGAAGGTCTGGGCCAAAGGCCGGACCCCCTTCTGA
- a CDS encoding ABC transporter permease: MSASVTGTIVEVRPHRRRWPASLTIGVVLLAFVTVVALVSLVWLPYELSDTSGSRLESPSAQHWLGTDKLGRDTFSYVMVGTRIALTVGLSSAVIAMVVGLVLGTAAAFLGGWLDDVASSLLDVVIAFPTLLLAMLIGATQGASLTSAVWSIGLAASAVVARLTRILAKRLLQQQFVTAARTSGTGWFGIIRLHLLPNMWPTLVVTAALIFGTAVLAEASLSYLGLGVPPPNSSLGRLLQGAQATVLNAPWAAIAPGVMIVAIVLGANFLADGLRERFDPTRRTRA, translated from the coding sequence ATGAGCGCGTCGGTGACGGGCACGATCGTCGAGGTGCGGCCGCACCGTCGACGGTGGCCCGCGTCGCTCACGATCGGCGTGGTGCTGCTCGCCTTCGTCACCGTTGTCGCGCTCGTCTCGCTGGTCTGGCTGCCGTATGAGCTGTCCGACACCTCCGGCTCGCGGCTCGAGTCGCCCAGCGCCCAGCACTGGCTCGGCACGGACAAACTCGGCCGCGACACCTTCAGCTACGTCATGGTCGGCACCCGCATCGCGCTCACCGTCGGGCTGTCGAGCGCGGTCATCGCCATGGTCGTCGGGCTGGTGCTCGGCACGGCGGCGGCCTTCCTCGGCGGCTGGCTCGACGACGTCGCATCGTCGCTGCTCGACGTCGTGATCGCGTTCCCGACGCTGCTGCTGGCCATGCTGATCGGTGCCACGCAAGGCGCGAGCCTGACGTCGGCGGTGTGGTCGATCGGCCTGGCGGCCTCCGCCGTCGTCGCCCGGCTCACCCGCATCCTGGCCAAGAGGCTGCTGCAACAGCAGTTCGTCACCGCCGCCCGCACGTCGGGCACCGGCTGGTTCGGGATCATCCGGCTGCACCTGCTGCCGAACATGTGGCCGACGCTGGTCGTCACCGCGGCCCTGATCTTCGGCACCGCCGTCCTCGCCGAGGCGAGCCTGAGCTACCTGGGCCTGGGCGTCCCGCCGCCCAACTCGTCGCTCGGCCGGCTGCTGCAGGGCGCGCAGGCCACCGTGCTCAACGCGCCGTGGGCGGCGATCGCGCCGGGCGTGATGATCGTCGCCATCGTGCTGGGTGCCAACTTCCTCGCCGACGGGCTGCGCGAGCGCTTCGACCCGACGAGGAGGACCCGCGCATGA
- a CDS encoding ABC transporter ATP-binding protein, which yields MSIEVRDLSISLATSGRRLVEGLSFSLAPGERLGIIGESGSGKSVTIFSLLGLLPRGLVADGSVEISGTQVVGARPADLRTLRGAQAAIVFQEPATALDPLTRVGDLIAEPLARHRGLRGGELDEAVRAALREVSLPDDRRTVRSFPHEISGGQRQRVAIAMALACQPRFLLADEPTTALDVTVQAEILDLIRRLCEERGMGLIFVSHDLAVVAGIVDRALVMQHGHVVEEGPIVDLVNRPQHPYTASLVASARALEQALATGELP from the coding sequence ATGAGCATCGAGGTACGCGACCTGAGTATCTCGCTGGCCACGTCAGGGCGCCGGCTCGTGGAGGGGCTGTCGTTCAGCCTGGCGCCGGGCGAGCGGCTCGGCATCATCGGCGAGTCGGGTTCCGGCAAGTCGGTGACCATCTTCTCGCTGCTCGGCCTGCTGCCCCGCGGGCTGGTGGCCGACGGGTCTGTCGAGATCTCCGGCACGCAGGTCGTCGGCGCCCGCCCCGCGGACCTGCGCACGCTGCGCGGCGCCCAGGCGGCGATCGTCTTCCAGGAGCCCGCCACCGCGCTCGACCCGCTGACCCGCGTCGGCGACCTGATCGCCGAGCCGCTGGCCCGCCACCGGGGGCTCCGAGGAGGAGAGCTCGACGAGGCGGTCCGCGCCGCGCTGCGGGAGGTGTCGCTGCCCGACGACCGTCGCACCGTCCGGTCCTTCCCGCACGAGATCTCCGGCGGCCAGCGGCAGCGGGTCGCGATCGCGATGGCCCTGGCCTGTCAGCCGCGGTTCCTGCTGGCCGACGAGCCCACCACCGCCCTCGATGTCACGGTCCAGGCCGAGATCCTCGACCTGATCCGTCGGCTGTGCGAGGAGCGCGGGATGGGGCTGATCTTCGTCAGCCACGACCTCGCCGTCGTCGCCGGCATCGTCGACCGCGCGCTGGTCATGCAGCACGGACACGTCGTCGAGGAGGGTCCGATCGTCGACCTGGTGAACCGCCCGCAGCACCCGTACACCGCGTCGCTGGTGGCCAGCGCGCGGGCGCTGGAGCAGGCCCTCGCGACGGGAGAACTGCCATGA
- a CDS encoding ABC transporter ATP-binding protein: MTGEPTVGPPDQPIGNAEPLVTPSPIGGSEIAGPSRAATGHQAGGDVEAHVSPTDDSPGEGGGAGRVGGNQPRASAAGQTPRLALECVTFTYRGAAAPALRDATFAVRGSLGIVGESGSGKSTTLNLLLGLLRPSSGRVLFDGEELRGAARVRALRRAVQPVFQDPYASLDPRMRVDRIVGEPLASLGIASGAAAKQKVRDALADVGLDDDTLARYPHEFSGGQRQRIAIARALVTDPAILIADEPVSALDVTTRIDVIALLDRLRRGRGLSVVMVSHDVSVVAALCDDTVVLKDGEVVEQGPTMQVLYSPAHPYTAQLISAIATLPTA; this comes from the coding sequence ATGACCGGCGAGCCCACCGTGGGACCGCCCGACCAGCCCATCGGCAACGCCGAGCCCCTTGTCACCCCGTCTCCCATCGGGGGCAGCGAGATCGCTGGACCGAGCCGTGCAGCCACCGGGCATCAGGCCGGCGGCGACGTCGAGGCCCATGTCAGCCCCACCGACGACAGCCCCGGCGAAGGAGGCGGTGCGGGCCGAGTGGGTGGAAACCAGCCGCGCGCGTCGGCCGCCGGCCAGACCCCGCGGCTGGCGCTGGAGTGTGTGACGTTCACCTACCGCGGCGCCGCGGCCCCGGCGCTGCGCGATGCGACGTTCGCCGTGCGCGGCAGCCTGGGGATCGTCGGCGAGTCGGGATCGGGCAAGTCGACGACGCTGAACCTGCTGCTGGGGCTGCTACGGCCGTCCTCGGGTCGGGTGTTGTTCGACGGCGAGGAGCTCCGGGGCGCAGCCCGCGTCCGGGCGCTGCGCCGCGCGGTGCAGCCCGTCTTCCAGGACCCGTACGCATCGCTGGACCCGCGCATGCGCGTGGACCGGATCGTCGGCGAGCCGCTCGCATCACTCGGGATCGCGTCGGGCGCCGCGGCGAAGCAGAAGGTCCGCGACGCCCTGGCCGACGTCGGCCTCGACGACGACACCCTGGCGCGCTACCCGCACGAGTTCTCCGGCGGTCAGCGGCAGCGGATCGCGATCGCCCGGGCGCTGGTCACCGACCCGGCGATCCTGATCGCCGACGAGCCCGTCAGCGCACTCGACGTGACCACCCGGATCGACGTGATCGCCCTGCTGGACCGGCTCCGCCGCGGCCGCGGCCTGTCGGTGGTGATGGTGTCGCACGACGTCAGCGTCGTCGCGGCGCTGTGCGACGACACCGTCGTACTGAAGGACGGTGAGGTCGTCGAGCAGGGGCCCACCATGCAGGTCCTCTACTCCCCCGCACACCCCTACACCGCGCAGCTGATCTCCGCCATCGCCACCCTCCCGACCGCCTGA
- a CDS encoding DUF1156 domain-containing protein encodes MALPLEAINRESAREKSIRHGHPSTLHLWWARRPLATARAVLFAQLVDDPSSHPDRFPTEEAQATERARLHRIIEDMVVWENVRNEDVMNAARAEILASTNGTPPPILDPFAGGGTIPLEAQRLGLEAHASDLNPVAVLINKALIEIPPRFRDWKPVFPGQADTRGGWRGAEGLADDVRSYGAWMRDEAFRRIGHLYPKATLSDGTQATVIAWIWARTVTCPNPACGIEMPLVRSWWLGKKKGKEAYVVPSVVADPSHPSGKRVKFDIGHDAGNAPRNTSDGTMEGRKGAVCIACGAAVATQYVRDETAAGRGNQALMAVVAEGSRRRHYLSPNKAQSEAALIDPPSETIAGTIATNPRWFSPPAYGLTEFADLFTNRQLVALTTFSDLVGEARERVLADALAAGHTAGPRLDGMPPDAPAGAEAYADAVATYLGLVVSRLSDYSSSLTTWASNPQMEILRNVFARQALPMAWDFGEGNPFFDSSGSISRMAGAVARAVESLPSSPLGTALQEDAISAVKEEALLSTDPPYYDNIGYSDLSDFFYVWLRRTLSSIQPDLFGTVLVPKQEELVANPYRHGGKAGAKAFFEDGFRQVFARARVVAVPNYPIAVYYAFKQADSSADGDASSGWETLLEGMIQSGWRITATWPVRTESSGRMISVGTNALASSIVLALRPRPEDAPSTDRRGFLAALRSELPDALRKLQQGQIAPVDLPQAAIGPGMAVFSRYSTVLEADGSAMTVRSALARINETLDEVLAEQEGDFDAPTRFAIAWYRQHGYETGRFGDADNLARARNTAVESLDRAGILTSRAGKVQLIRPADLSPAYDVATDPSVSTWEVLQHLIRVLETDGLGGAGAFLAAALHRSDVTVEADLIKELAHLLFRVAELNGWTRDAVSNNDLVTSWPEILDAARGAARSDSSQGQLDFDGEE; translated from the coding sequence GTGGCACTCCCCCTCGAGGCCATCAACAGGGAATCGGCCAGGGAGAAGTCCATCCGGCACGGCCACCCGTCGACCCTGCACCTGTGGTGGGCCCGGCGCCCCCTCGCGACCGCCCGCGCCGTGTTGTTCGCCCAACTGGTCGACGACCCCTCCTCGCACCCCGACCGGTTCCCCACAGAGGAAGCCCAGGCCACCGAGCGCGCCCGCCTGCACAGGATCATCGAGGACATGGTGGTCTGGGAGAACGTCCGCAACGAGGACGTGATGAATGCCGCCCGCGCGGAGATCCTCGCCTCAACAAACGGCACCCCCCCCCCGATTCTCGACCCCTTCGCCGGCGGCGGCACCATCCCGCTGGAGGCCCAGCGCCTCGGGCTGGAGGCCCACGCCTCTGACCTGAACCCCGTCGCGGTCCTGATCAACAAGGCCCTCATCGAGATCCCGCCCAGGTTCCGCGACTGGAAGCCCGTCTTCCCCGGCCAGGCAGACACGCGCGGCGGCTGGCGAGGCGCCGAGGGGCTCGCCGACGACGTCCGCAGCTACGGCGCCTGGATGCGCGACGAGGCCTTCCGGAGGATCGGGCACCTGTACCCCAAGGCCACGCTCTCCGACGGAACGCAGGCCACCGTGATCGCCTGGATCTGGGCCCGCACCGTCACCTGCCCCAACCCCGCGTGCGGCATCGAGATGCCGCTGGTCCGCAGCTGGTGGCTGGGCAAGAAGAAGGGCAAGGAGGCCTACGTCGTTCCGAGCGTCGTCGCCGACCCAAGCCATCCGAGCGGCAAGCGCGTGAAATTCGACATCGGCCACGATGCAGGAAACGCTCCACGAAACACTTCTGATGGAACGATGGAAGGCCGAAAGGGCGCCGTCTGTATCGCCTGCGGGGCGGCTGTGGCAACGCAGTATGTACGCGACGAGACGGCCGCCGGCCGAGGGAACCAGGCCCTCATGGCCGTCGTAGCCGAGGGAAGCCGTCGGCGCCACTACCTCTCGCCTAACAAGGCACAGAGCGAAGCCGCACTCATCGACCCACCTTCCGAGACTATTGCTGGCACGATCGCAACAAACCCCCGGTGGTTCTCGCCTCCCGCCTATGGGTTAACAGAGTTTGCTGACCTGTTCACGAACCGGCAGTTGGTGGCGCTGACAACGTTCAGCGACCTCGTCGGCGAGGCGAGGGAGAGGGTGCTGGCGGATGCGCTGGCCGCCGGCCACACCGCAGGCCCACGCCTGGACGGCATGCCCCCCGACGCACCTGCTGGGGCCGAGGCCTACGCCGACGCCGTCGCCACCTACCTTGGGCTGGTTGTTAGCCGCCTCTCTGACTACTCTTCCTCCCTGACGACTTGGGCGAGCAACCCCCAAATGGAGATCCTGCGCAACGTCTTTGCTCGCCAGGCGCTTCCAATGGCTTGGGACTTCGGAGAAGGAAACCCCTTCTTCGACAGTTCGGGATCGATCTCCCGCATGGCCGGAGCAGTCGCTCGAGCGGTCGAGTCGTTACCCTCTTCCCCGCTGGGGACAGCTCTTCAGGAAGACGCGATCTCAGCAGTCAAAGAAGAGGCCCTGCTGTCAACAGATCCGCCCTACTACGACAACATCGGATACTCAGATCTCTCGGATTTCTTCTACGTTTGGCTTCGACGGACGCTCTCAAGTATCCAGCCAGATCTCTTCGGGACTGTCTTGGTACCCAAACAGGAAGAACTCGTGGCAAACCCATATCGGCACGGAGGCAAAGCCGGTGCCAAGGCGTTTTTCGAGGACGGTTTCCGCCAGGTATTTGCGAGGGCCCGCGTGGTGGCAGTGCCCAATTACCCCATCGCCGTCTATTACGCCTTCAAGCAGGCCGACTCGTCCGCCGATGGGGACGCCTCGTCCGGCTGGGAGACTCTCCTCGAGGGGATGATTCAGTCGGGGTGGCGAATCACGGCGACCTGGCCGGTCCGCACTGAGAGCAGCGGCCGAATGATCTCGGTTGGCACCAATGCCTTGGCCTCCTCCATCGTCTTAGCACTGCGACCTCGCCCAGAAGACGCGCCCTCTACGGATCGTCGAGGATTCCTGGCCGCGCTGCGCTCGGAACTCCCCGACGCCCTGCGGAAGCTGCAGCAGGGCCAGATCGCCCCCGTCGACCTGCCGCAGGCCGCCATCGGCCCCGGCATGGCGGTGTTCTCCCGTTATTCGACGGTCCTCGAAGCCGACGGGTCCGCCATGACGGTCCGGTCGGCCCTCGCCCGCATCAACGAGACTCTCGACGAGGTGCTTGCGGAACAGGAAGGCGACTTCGACGCGCCCACCCGCTTCGCCATCGCCTGGTACCGCCAACACGGCTACGAGACAGGCAGGTTCGGTGACGCCGACAACCTCGCACGAGCCCGCAACACAGCCGTCGAGTCGCTGGACCGCGCCGGGATCCTGACCAGCCGGGCCGGGAAGGTGCAGCTCATCCGCCCCGCAGATCTGAGCCCTGCCTACGACGTGGCGACCGACCCGAGCGTCAGCACCTGGGAGGTCCTCCAACACCTGATCCGAGTGCTCGAGACCGACGGCCTGGGCGGAGCCGGAGCGTTTCTCGCCGCAGCTCTGCACAGATCGGACGTGACGGTGGAGGCTGACCTGATCAAGGAACTCGCCCACCTGCTGTTCCGCGTCGCCGAACTCAACGGCTGGACGAGGGACGCTGTGAGCAACAACGACCTCGTGACGAGCTGGCCCGAGATCCTCGACGCAGCGCGCGGCGCTGCCCGCTCCGACTCGTCGCAGGGCCAGCTGGACTTCGACGGAGAAGAATGA
- a CDS encoding DEAD/DEAH box helicase yields MWKDFLARPADYFALISELGFNTEDEAKTHGDIPVEIIEAVRKVELDITYFTANLRGYQQFAARFAIAQERVIIGDEMGLGKTVEAISVLAHLRAKGEYFFLVICPAAVVTNWVREVRSKSRLTPHRLHGPGRDDALSAWVRRGGVGVTTFESLRWLEGECDLDKVPLGCVIVDEAHYIKNPAAQRTTRTLAILERTRRSILMTGTPMENRLDEFRTLVHYVRPDLNTFGAGMSARKFRRQVAPVYLRRNQEDVLRELPELVEVDEVLPLSVHDADRYRQAAIDSSFMGLRQAAMLEGSRSMKMQRLLEIVQEAEQDGRKVIVFSHFLAVLEEVETLIPGKTFGILSGRVSPVDRQRMVDDFTKAKGGGVLISQIIAGGVGLNIQAASVIIICEPQIKPTTEWQAIARARRMGQLNSVQVHRLISEEGVDQRITQLLAEKAHLFEAFARDSDIAQHAPEAYDVSEADLARDVVAAERERLLSKPTSPVRSDEGEELPVA; encoded by the coding sequence GTGTGGAAGGACTTCCTGGCTCGTCCGGCCGACTACTTCGCGCTGATTTCGGAGCTCGGATTCAACACCGAAGACGAGGCGAAGACCCATGGTGATATCCCTGTCGAGATCATCGAGGCAGTGAGGAAGGTCGAGCTCGATATCACCTACTTCACGGCGAACCTCCGTGGGTATCAGCAGTTCGCGGCGCGCTTTGCCATCGCGCAGGAGCGGGTGATCATCGGGGATGAGATGGGCCTCGGGAAGACCGTCGAAGCCATCTCGGTGCTGGCGCATCTGCGCGCCAAGGGCGAGTACTTCTTCCTCGTGATCTGCCCTGCCGCGGTGGTGACCAACTGGGTGCGGGAGGTCCGCTCCAAGTCGAGACTCACCCCGCACAGGCTCCACGGCCCCGGGCGCGACGATGCCCTGAGCGCCTGGGTGCGTCGTGGAGGCGTGGGCGTCACCACGTTCGAGAGCCTGCGGTGGCTCGAGGGCGAGTGCGACCTGGACAAGGTGCCGTTGGGGTGTGTCATCGTCGACGAAGCCCACTACATCAAGAACCCCGCAGCCCAGCGCACCACGCGGACCCTTGCGATCCTTGAACGAACGAGGCGCTCGATCCTCATGACGGGCACACCCATGGAGAACCGGCTGGATGAGTTCCGCACCCTGGTGCACTACGTCCGTCCCGATCTCAACACGTTTGGTGCGGGAATGTCGGCCAGGAAGTTCCGACGCCAGGTGGCACCCGTATACCTTCGCCGGAACCAGGAGGATGTCCTGCGGGAGCTGCCGGAGCTGGTGGAGGTTGACGAGGTCCTCCCCCTGTCGGTCCACGATGCTGACCGCTATCGGCAGGCGGCGATCGACAGCAGTTTCATGGGTCTTCGGCAGGCCGCGATGCTCGAGGGTAGTCGCTCCATGAAGATGCAGCGACTGCTGGAGATCGTGCAGGAGGCTGAACAGGATGGGCGGAAGGTCATCGTCTTCTCGCACTTCCTCGCGGTGCTTGAAGAGGTTGAAACGTTGATACCGGGGAAGACGTTCGGGATCCTGAGCGGGCGTGTCTCTCCTGTTGACCGCCAGCGGATGGTCGATGACTTCACGAAGGCCAAGGGAGGGGGGGTGCTCATCTCGCAGATCATCGCCGGCGGCGTCGGGCTCAACATCCAGGCCGCGTCGGTGATCATCATCTGCGAGCCCCAGATCAAGCCGACGACCGAGTGGCAGGCGATCGCACGAGCGCGTCGGATGGGCCAGCTCAACTCGGTCCAGGTGCACCGGCTCATCTCGGAGGAGGGCGTCGATCAGCGCATCACGCAGCTTCTTGCCGAGAAGGCTCACCTGTTCGAGGCCTTCGCGCGCGACAGCGACATCGCCCAGCACGCGCCCGAGGCATACGACGTGTCGGAGGCGGACCTGGCGCGCGACGTCGTCGCTGCTGAACGTGAGCGGCTGCTGTCGAAGCCGACGTCTCCGGTCAGGTCGGACGAGGGCGAGGAGTTGCCCGTCGCCTGA